Within the Kribbella aluminosa genome, the region GGCGTACCGCGGGAGGCGGCGATGGCGGACCAGGAGATCTTCGGGCCGGTCGCGCCGCTGACCCCGTTCAGCACCGAGGACGAGGTGGTGCGCGCCGCCAACGACACGGAGTACGGGCTGGTCGCCTACGTGTTCACGAACGACCTGCGGCGGGCGCTCCGGGTGGCCGAGGCGATCGAGACCGGGATGGTCGGGCTCAACCAGGGCGTGGTGTCGAACCCCGCCGCACCGTTCGGCGGGGTCAAGCAGTCCGGCCTCGGCCGCGAGGGCGGTGCGATCGGGATCGACGAGTTCCTGGAGACCAAGTACATCGGCATCGCGGTCGGCAACTGAGCCGCCGCCCCTGAGCCCCGACCCCGGTCAGTTGGTCTTCTTCTTGTTGACGAGGCGCTCGATGGCATCCTCCATGTGTTCCGACAGCAGCTCCTCGGTCCTCTCGATCTCGCAGTCCCGGATCGCCGCCGCGATCCGGCGGTGCTCGAGGTAGCGGTTGTCGGCGGCGGCGTACGTCGCCTCCAGCGCGTGGATGCACATCCGGGTCTCGATGATCTGGGTCCGGTGCATCCGCACCAGCCGCGGGCTGCCGGACGCCCGGACCAGGAACTCGTGGAACTGGATGTCGATCTCGCCGACCGCGGCCGGATCGTTGCGGACGGGCTTCATCTGCTCGGCGATCGCGTGCAGGTCCAGCCCGACCGTCTCGAAGTCGCCGTCGCGGAGGATGAGCATGGCCGCGGCCCGCTCGATCGCCTCGCGGGAGTAGTACATGTCGCGGATCTCGGCCGGCGTCATGTCGATGACGAACAGGCCGCGGTTGCGGATCGGGACCAGCAGTCCTTCCTGGGTCAGCCGCTGCATCCCCTCGCGCAACGGCCCGCGGCTGACGCCGAGCTTGCGGGCCAGGTCGGCCTCGACGAGCTGGGCGCCGGGCTTGAACTCCCCGTGGCCGATGGCCTTGCGCAGTTTGTCGGCGATGATGCTCGGCGTCGACTCCTGAGCCAGCGGCTCGATGTAACTGGTCACGACTGAATC harbors:
- a CDS encoding GntR family transcriptional regulator — encoded protein: MTSYIEPLAQESTPSIIADKLRKAIGHGEFKPGAQLVEADLARKLGVSRGPLREGMQRLTQEGLLVPIRNRGLFVIDMTPAEIRDMYYSREAIERAAAMLILRDGDFETVGLDLHAIAEQMKPVRNDPAAVGEIDIQFHEFLVRASGSPRLVRMHRTQIIETRMCIHALEATYAAADNRYLEHRRIAAAIRDCEIERTEELLSEHMEDAIERLVNKKKTN